The window TGCTGTCGTAAAACTGTTTCGTAAACGCAATTTCACTTCAGCGCTTATTTTTCTACTTATTTCAACTCCAGCTAAAATATTGAAACTAAAATCTGTCGCGAAAACCCTATTTCTAGCAGGTTCATCATATAATAATTCTGAAGAACTCAAAACCGAGTTATATTGAATTTGCACGCCAGGATAAAATCTTAAATTGTCGCTAGCATAAATGTAATATCGAGGACCAATACCTATACTCAAAGTATTATATGTTATCTCCGCTTCTGTTTCTTGTCTATTAAAATCTGATTGATTATTCTCAAAATATATAGCAGTATCATTGAATGATGCATAAGCTAGTTCCCCCACTAAAGTAAACTTGTTGTTAGCCGGGTCAAGGTTATATTCAGCTCTCAAATTAGGTGAAAAACTGGTCCCGCCAAATTCTGCGTCACCTCTAATGGCTGTTGTGAAGTCTGCCGTGATTGTATTAAAATTGACTGCAAGCCCAACGAGTATAGACCAAGGCTTGTAATTGCTCTGCGTTTCGAAGACAGCAGCTGGTGCACCGTTACATTCATTAGTCTTTAAAATATATTTTGTCAGATCCTTCTCATCATAATCCACATCTGCAATGATGGACGAAATGAAACTGTCACAACCGTATCCTTCAAAAAGGGTTCTTCGGTAGTCGGTGTTTTTAGAAATACCTTCTACGCTGTTTGAATAAACATTATAGACAAGTAGCTCTGGTGTCTGCATCTCTCTAGCTGCATAATAGCTGGTGTTTCTACTTGTTCTGTAAGCGTAAAGATCAATAGCTCCCTCCACTATCTGTTCTAAGAGGATAGTTTCTTTCTTTAATACTGGGTCTTTTCCTGGTGAAGCATCATTTTCTTTGAAACTACTCTTGTTGACTTGAACCTTAAACTTTTTAAATCGTACGGAATTATCATCGTAACCAAATTCCTCAATCTGATCAATCTCATATCCATTAAGATCACCTCCCTTGCTAGTTGCATAATAAATCATTTCAGGAGTCACATTATAATTAGATCTTTCAAAATAAACGGATGATTTAGTTCCGTTTTCTTTGATGATGTAACCGGGAACTTGTGTCGTTTGAGCCCCACAAAACGCGGTTAACAATAAAACTATTGGTATGAGGTAATTTTTTTTCAAAGTTGATATTTTAAAATTTAGTCCAAAATACATACTGTATGTGGATTTTCAATTTCGAAACATAGGTTTTTAAAATAAACAAGGTAAACTGTTGATCTTAAGTTTCCGCTTTCGCGAAAGCGGGATTTTCTTAAAAACGTATGGTTTTAGATAAATAAATAGAAAATTCATTGTAGGCTTCAAGATCCTCATATTGCAAACCAATGTCAACTATACGATTGTTATACTCTGTACCTAAAATCCAATGATATAAATCTCTATATTTTACAAAGGAACCGTTGAAGCATATGCCAGAAGGTATATAGATAGAGTGTTTTATACCGTAGCCAAAACTTTCTATGTTTTCGCTAGCGTTATAGTTGAGATGAGCCAGTACAATTGAAGGTATCCATTTAAAAATACGGTAGTTTGTACCTGGATTTAAAATCAATTGGTAATTAAAAAATTGATTTCCTTTAAAGTCTGCTTTTTGGAATGCTATAGTGGTAGATAAATCCCAATCGTTCCTTAATCTAAAATGTTTTTCCATAGTTACGTCTGCACGATCGTTGCTGGAAAAATCAGTTGCATATCCTAAATTTATATCTGTATCCGCTAATATGTTTAGATAACCAGTATTAGCATAAATGCCAGTTGTTCCATAATTGGATCCATAACTAACGCCAATTTTTTTGGGCTTGTAATACTCTGTTATCACTAGCACACAACCAGGAATCAACTTCAGCCTAATTTCAATGTTATTAGTATTAGTTACTACATATTGTAAATTTTCATAATAGATATTTTCAATATTCAGGGTGTCGCCTACTTTTGCTCGAATTAAGAATCTGCCTTTATTGTCAGTGAATTCAATCTTTTTCTTAGAGCTGACGTTTTTAATAGAGGTGTATGAAATACCTTCTCCTAGAGAATCTAAGACCACACCTCGAATCTTGCGTTGTGCCTCGCAGGACAGACTCGTCATTATTAGAGCCAGCAAGAAAATTAATAATCTCATGAGCTAAAGATATATAACTTAATCCCGTCAGCTGTTTAAAGTGAACGGCCACATTTGTCGTAAATTTGCAGCCGCTATGAGAACAAAATCAAGAAAGAAGAATCGTATCAATGTCATCACCTTAGGATGTTCTAAGAATGTCTATGACAGTGAAGTGTTGATGGGGCAACTGAAAGCCAGTGGTAAAGACGTGGTCCATGAGGAAGAAGGCAACATTGTCGTGATCAACACCTGTGGGTTTATTGACAATGCCAAAGAAGAATCTGTCAATACCATCCTTGATTTTGTAGACCGCAAGAGCCGCGGTGAGGTAGATCAAGTATTTGTATCGGGTTGTTTGTCAGAACGCTACAAGCCAGATCTTCAAAAAGAAATCCCAGATGTAGACCAGTATTTTGGAACTACAGAATTACCTTCTTTACTTAAAGCGTTAGGTGCAGACTATAAACATGAACTCATAGGCGAGCGTGTCACTACAACACCAAAGAATTACGCGTACTTCAAGATTGCTGAAGGTTGCGATAGACCTTGTTCCTTTTGTGCGATTCCCCTAATGCGTGGTGGTCACAAGAGTACACCTATAGAGCATTTGGTCATCGAGGCAGAAAAACTAGCTGCTAAAGGTGTTAAGGAATTGATTCTCATCGCTCAGGATTTGACCTATTACGGTTTAGATCTCTATAAAAAACGCCGCCTTGCAGATCTTTTGAAAGAATTGGCTAAAGTGGAAGGCATCGAATGGATCCGCATGCATTATGCGTTTCCAACTGGGTTTCCTGTTGATGTTCTCGATGTGATGAATGAGGAACCTAAGGTTTGTAATTATCTAGATATACCACTGCAGCACATTTCTACGCCAGTTCTAAAATCCATGCGACGTGGAACTACCTTTGAGAAGACGAATGCGTTGCTGGATCGCTTTCGCGAAAGCGTACCACAAATGTCCATAAGAACAACCTTGATTGTAGGTTATCCAGGAGAAACCGAAGAGGATTTTGAGATTTTAAAGCAATGGGTCAAAGACCAACGCTTTGAACGTATGGGCTGTTTTACTTATTCTCATGAAGAGAATACACATGCTTACAACCTAGAAGACGACGTTCCTGCGGAAGTTAAGCAAGAACGTGCTAATGAAATCATGGAAATTCAATCTCAAATCTCTTGGGAGCTGAATCAGCAAAAAATTGGACAACAGTTTAAGGTGATGATCGATCGCAAACGTGGAAACCATTTTGTAGGTCGAACCGAGTTTGATAGTCCTGATGTGGATAATGAGGTTCTAATAGATGCGGGTCATCACTATTGTAGCGTTGGGGAGTTTATCAATGTTGAAATAGTGGATGCTGAAGACTTTGACCTGTATGCAGTACCTGTAGCTTAATTTTCTTTTTCTTCATTACGCTCCGCTTTGCGTTCTCTAAAGCTCTGCTTAAAATTGCGTCGTTTGCGATTTTTAACTGAGGTTTGACGTGACTTGTTCCAGCCTAGAAAGATGAAAAAAGCTAGTACTACTGCACCTATGTAGATCCAATCTGTATTCATCCTGTAAAAATAGCAAAACAATAAAAAAGGCTCGCATTTATAAGCGAGCCTTTTTTTGGTTAGTGGCTGAGGTAAATTAATTCCCAGATCCAAATTGATACCTGATCCGAACTCCAGTAAAGAATAACTTTGCCTCGTTTATGTACTCATTACCAGCATTGTTTTGGGCGTGCAGTACGCCGTTGCTAATAAAATTAGTTGGCTCAGTACTATTGAAGCTCAATATTCCAGCATTAGGTGCATCTTCCTTGATGTCATTGAGTCCATATTCTACGAACGCACCAAAGTATATAAATGCATTGTTAGGTAAGGTTTCCTTTATTCCCAATTCTAGAGTCGCATTGATACTGTTGCTGAGTTCTACGTCTCTTTCTGCAAAATCAATTGGACCGTAGGTGCCAAAACCTGCAAAAGCTGGCGCGGTCAATGTTCCATTGAACCTCTCAAAAAATCCAGACGTCGTCAACCTTTGAGCTTGAGAATCTTGGGACGCATTCATAATTAGATTATAAGATGCACCAGCTCTCACATAAAAGCGTGTATGTCCAGTGGTCTCGAACTGCACGTTGAGAGGTATGGACAGGTTTTGGAATTCTTGAACTTCAGAATATCCAGAAACCTGATACATAAACCTAAAGTTTTCACCTTCTAGATCTTGGGCATTGTTTTGCACACCCGATAAATTACTAATGGCAGATCTTGAACGCTGGAAGGAATAACCCAAACCGCTGTTCAAACTCCAGTTTTCAGATAAGGATAGATTGACCCCCAATTCTAATCCGGCACCTGGCTCAACACTAGTGTTGCTAAGGATGCCTTCAGTGTTGAGTTCAGTAAACTGAAATTGACCACCTAGGGTGAGATTAATATCCTGAGCATTGATCAAACTCAAACTCCCAAAGAATAGGACGAGCAATGTAGTTAGCTTAATTGTCTTCATAATTATTATATATAGAATCTATTCTTTGTTTTATTGTTTGATGAAATTTAAGTATTTATCGATTCGGCTAGATTTCAAGATGACACGATAAACACCAACTGGCAAATTATCGGACAGATTGATCACTGTTTCTCGTGTGGATGATTCAACAGACTTTACAAGTCTACCATTTTGATCAAAAATATTGTACTGTGCATCGATTAAGTCCTGTTCAGGGTAATCAGCCATCAGTTTCAATTGTTGCTCAACAACAGGGTTTTGAAGAATCCTGAAAGAGAATGTGTTTCCTAAATCCAAGGTTGACTCACAGGTTTGTAAAACATCCCCATTAGGTAAAGTCATTCTCACCATATAGGTAGCATTAGGGTCAAGCTGGTCACTAGCATTATCACCTTCTGAGAAGAATTGATCTGTACCTACTTGTCGACCGTTTTTGAACCATTGATAAGCCACAAATGAATAACCTCCATTATTAGCTGGATTATTGTTTACTACTAATGTGTTGCCATACTTCTGCTCTACAATGGCGTCAAAAACAAATCTTTTCTCAATTACCAAATTGAAGGTTCTGGTATCTCGACCGTTTTCAGCAGTTACTATAATCGCTCTTCGGTAAAGTCGCGGATCAGGAGTGGCAATACTAAAGGATTCACCGGTGGAGAAGGTGGCGCCAGTGTTGCTTTCTACTTCTACATCAACTGAAGATATACTGTTGTCACAATCGATCAAGTAGTAAATATCAGTATCAGGATTAGTGAATGTTTCATTATTAATAGTAATTGACTCTATAGTGGTTTCTCTGTACAGATATACTTCCAATTCTTGAGCTACTGGCATTGCTGGTAAATAGTTGTTATCGCCAGATTGACTTGCAATAATCTCAACAAACCCTTCTGCCTCTAGACTTACAAAGCCTATAGAACTAACCGTTGCAGCTGCTGGATTGGTAAGAGGAACAAATGAATATTCTATATCAAGACCAGATGAACTTGTCGCATTCAACTGGAAGTCTGGATCAGTAGACAGACGTCTTCTTTCCAGAGCATCAAAGGTAATCGTCTGTTCTGCTTGCTCAATCGTAAGTACGGCATCAATAATTACTTGTGGGCAATCTGCGCTAGAGCTGGTAATTATTGCGGTTACTATGTAAGTACCTGCTTCAGTTTGATCATTGTTGGTATAAGTCACTGTCGCATCTGCAGGGATGTTTTCTACATCAAGTGATCTCACGCTTCCATCATAAACAAATGTAGCGTCAGCTAGTGTCGCATTTTCAATATCACTACCAGCTATTATCATATTTTGTGTTTGAGTGGTTGTATTACCATTGCCATCATCATAAGTCCATGTAACCACGGTAGTTCCTACCATTTCGATAGGAAAAACAGCATCATTGGTTACCGCAACTGTTCCACCACAGTTATCAGTAGCCGTTGGAGCAGCAAGAGTTGTTATAGAACACTGTGCAACTACATCATCAAGAGTAACTACATCTGGAATTGGAGCAGTCACGTCATCAATGATCACGTTTTGTGTTTGTGTACTTACGTTTCCGTTCCTGTCATCGTAAGACCAAGTCACTACAGTAGTTCCTTGAACTGTGATTGGTAAGGTTGCGTCGTTCGTTACAGTAACCACACCACCACAATTATCGGTTGCTGTTGGAGCAACAAGCGTAGTTATTGAACATTCTGCTGTGACATCTGTCAAGGTCACCACATCAGGTACCGGAGCCGTCACATCATCAATCACAACATTTTGCGTTTGGGTATTAATGTTTCCATTGCCGTCATCATAAGACCAAGTAACCACTGTAGTTCCTTGGGCAGTGATTGGTAAAATAGCATCGTTAGTTACCGTAATCGTACCACTGCAATTATCAGTTGCGGTTGGAGCAACAAGTGTAGTTATTGAACACTCTGCTGTGACATCTGCCAAGGTCACCAAATCAGATACTGGTGCTGTGACATCATCAATAACTACATTCTGCGTTTGTGTACTAATATTTCCATTACCATCGTCATAAGACCAAGTAACCACTGTAGTTCCTTGAGCAGTGATGGGTAGATTAGCATCATTCGTTACTGTAACCACAGCACCACAATTATCGGTTGCTGTTGGAGCAACAAGTGTAGTTATTGAACATTCTGCTGTTATATAATCAAGAGTAACCACATCTGGAATTGGAGCAGTCATGTCATCAATGATCACATTTTGTGTTTGCGTACTTACATTACCATTTCCATCATCAAATGACCAAGTTACAACCGTAGTTCCTTGAGTTGTGATAGGTAATGTAGCATCGTTGGAGACTGTAATCAATCCGCCACAGTTATCTGTAGCTGTTGGAGCAACAAGGGTTGTTATGGAACACTCTGCTGTGACATCTGCAAGCGTTGTTACATCAGGTACTGGAGCCGTCACATCATCAATGATTACGTTTTGCATCTGTGTACTCAAGTTTCCATTACCATCTTCATAAGACCAAGTAACCACTGTTGTTCCTTGAGTTGTGATAGGCAAAGTAGCGTCATTGGTAACAGTAACCAATCCAGCACAGTTATCAGTTGCCGTTGGAGCAGCAAGAGTCGTTACAGAACATTCTGCTGTGACATCTGCCAAGGTCACCACATCAGGTACTGGAGCGATTATATCATCAATCACAATATTTTGCGTTTGTGTACTCAAGTTTCCATTACCATCGTCATAAGACCAAGTAACCACTGTAGTTCCTTGAGCGGTGATAGGTAAAGTAGCATCGTTGGTAACAGTAACCAATCCACTACAGTTATCCGTAGCTGTTGGAGCGACAAGAGTCGTTATGGAGCACTCTGCTGTGACATCTGCCAAGGTGACCTCATCAGGTACCGGTGCCGTCACATCATCAACGATTACGTTTTGCGTCTGTGTACTCACGTTTCCATTACCATCGTCATAAGACCAAGTAACCACTGTAGCTCCTTGAGCAGTGATGGGTAGAGTAGCATCATTCGTTACTGTAACCATAGCACCACAATTATCGGTTGCTGTTGGAGCAACCAATGCGGTTACGGAACACTGTGCGGTGATATCTGCTAAAGCCACTACAACAGGTACTGGTGCTGTCACATCATCAATCACAACATTTTGCGTTTGCGTACTCACGTTTCCATTGCCATCGTCATAAGACCAAGTTACAACCGTAGTTCCTTGAGCCGTGATAGGTAAAACAGCATCATTTGTTACCGTAACCACACCACCACAATTATCGGTTGCCGTAGGAGCAACTAGAGTTGTTACAGAACATTGTGCCGTTACATCATCAAGAGTAACCACATCAGGTACCGGAGCTGTCACATCATCAATCACAACATTTTGCGTTTGCGTACTCACGTTTCCATTGCCATCGTCATAAGACCAAGTAACCACTGTAGTTCCTTGAGCGGTGATGGGTAAAGTAGCATCATTCGTTACCGTAACCACACTAACACAATTATCAGTTGCTGTTGGAGCAATTAGTGTGGTTATTGAACACTCTGCTGTGACATCAGATAAGGTTACCACATCAGGTACTGGAGCAGTAACATCATCAATAATTATATTCTGCGTCTGTGTGCTAATATTTCCATATTGATCTTCAAAAGACCAGGTAATCAACGTAGAAGTTCCTTCACCTGTGATAGGTAGTGTTGCATTATTAGTAACCGTGACCATTCCGCCACAATTGTCCGTAGCTGTTGGTGCAGTAAGCGAAGTCACTTCGCACTCGGCATTAATATCTGCTAGTAAAGCGACATCTGGTACTGGCGGCAAATCATCAACCACCGTCACGGTAGCTGTTTGCGATGCCGTATTTCCTACATTATCAGTAGCTGTAAGCGTTACCGTATTAGCGCCTACATCACTACAATTAAATGTTTCTTGATCCAAGCTAAAAGAAGTAATCATACATGGATTGGTGGTTCCTAAATCACCAGAAACTAGGCTGGCATTCAAACCTCTTGGCGTTGAAAAATCATCAAATAAACTGCCATTACTTCTAAAAAAGCTACCATTAAATCGCAATCTCAAATCGAATTCTTGATCAAAATCAATGAGATCGCCCGTATTTTTTCCATCTTGTACAATCAGCATTTCACTCTGTGCGGCAAAAGTACTATTAGGATTGTAGCCTGCCCAAACAACTGTTCCCGACCTGCGATAAAATGGTGAGCCACCAGCACGAGCAGGACTCGAAGCATCCACTCGTAAAACTACATAGTCACCCGCTCTTACTTTTAATCCATCAAAAGCAGCACTGGATTGTCTATTTGCTGGTACCGAGTTAATGACCATAGGATACCCATTGGATACCGCTCCTATAAATGTACTGGAAGCACCACCTAGCTGGCCGCCGTCATCTCCTATTTTCACAACTGCGCCCCCATAATTCATTCCTTCTACACATGATGATACACTAGAGCCATCGTCAATATCCTGAGGTGTGATGGAGGCACTACCATCAGCATCCAGCATTACGGTAATATCCTGAGTGACTACGGTAGGTGGAGTTCTACGTATGGTCACTTTGCTGTCATCTGTTGTTTCTGTGATTTGTGATCCTGCAAACCCAGCCAAATCGGTATAATCGATAGTAAACCCAACGATACCATCAGGTAGAGCGGTTTGATCCAGTGTAGCGATATTTGGAACCGTATAAGTAGCTGTCCAGTTTTGTGGACTTGCGCCTTGGGCTACGGTTGCCGTTTGACCTGCAATAGTTACCAATGGGCTGTTTTGCAAATCTTCCCTAGCTTCAAAGTTGAGGCTGATGGTTTCTCCCGCTTTCGCGAAAGCGGAATCACTATTATTACTACTGATAACAACAGAATTCAATGTAGGAGGCGCATCCACAATTACCGTACGTGTTACCTCGTTAGCTGCATTAAGTCCTATATCATTAATGTTATAGGTGATTACATAAGTTCCAGCTGTGTTGATGTCAACAGTATCACCGCCTACAACAACATCTGCTACATTAATCTGACAATTGTCACTAACGCTAACTCCAGCATCTGTATAAGAAGAACCTCGTAAAACAACTTCTGAAGAGTTCCCATTAAGAGTGATTACTGGAGCGGTTACATCATCAATAATGATATTTTGATTTTGGAATGCGATATTCCCGTTTCCATCGTCATAAGACCAAGTAACAACCGTAGTTCCTTGAGTCGTGATTGGTAACGTAGCATTGTTAGTTACAGTTACTGTTCCGCCACAGTTATCGGTGGCAGTTGGTGCCACCAGGCTAGTGATTTCGCATTCTGCCGTTACATCCGTTAGCGTTGCTGCATCGGGTACAGGTGCCACAGTATCTTCTATTGCAATATCAAAATCAAAAGTATTTGGACAACTTCCGTTAGTGGTATAGGAGACAGTATAGTTTCCAATAGTTGATGTATCCAGGTCAATTTTTCCAGTGCTAGTATCAAGTGTTAAACCGGTACTGGAGGAAAACGATCCACCTGCCAGACCTGTGACGGTAGGGATTGGATCAGTTCCATTAGGACAATAGGATGCTTCGCTGTATGCAAATGTTGCATCGTCTAAAGCGTTGATGGTTACAGAAGCCGTCGCACTGTTCGGACAACTTCCTGTAGTGGTATATGTTACTGTATAAGTCCCAGGCGTAGAAGCAGAAACATCTATAGTACCAGTCAAACTAATAATAGAAAGACCAGCAGTAGAACTAAAAGCTCCACCAGCAAGTCCAGTAATAGTTGGTGTTGGATCAGTATCACTCACGCAAAATGCAGCAGCACTATAGGAGAAGCTTGCATCATCTGCGGCTGTGGTGTTGACAGTTATAAAACCGCAAGAGCCTGGAGTAGCGCTACCACCTTCACCTCTTACATAATACGTTGTGGATGGTGAGGAAGGTGTTACTGAAATAGTACTTCCAGTAGTGGTCGCGATTGGTGTGCCCCCACAGGAACCGGTATATACAACCCACTGTGTAGCATCGTTCAAGGAACCAGAAATCGTAATTTCTGATGTTTCCCCTACACAAACACTAGAAGGACTTACACTTAGTGTAGGAACTGTAGGTTCAGTCACTGCTGGAGCAAATACGCTACCAGAATACATGGTTTGTACTGCGACTGGATAGTTAAAATCTCCATTGGTCCAATTGCTAGTATCATTAAATTGCGCAGCACATTGTGCCGCCGTTCCATTACAGCTTGTAGGACCGGTATAATATCCTTCAATATTGCCATTGGGAGCTCCTTGAGCGGTTTGTCCGTCCACCAGCCCTGTACCAGTCAAGGTCGTGGCCGCACCGCCAGTTAAATCACCATAGAAAGTAAGAAAAATTTGAGGATTGGTCCTGGTACCTATAAGAGCATAAAGTTGCTCAGATAAGGCATTCATGTTGAAACCAGAATCTGACTCTGTAGCAGTACCTTGATTGGCTTGAATGCCAAGACCATTATCATCTGCATCTTGAATAATGATGACGGTTCCTATCGAGATGGTTGCGCCTGTATTATTGGTCCAGGTTACATCACCTTCACTGGTAGGACTTACAAAGGCACTGCCATCCCATTCTTCATCAGTAAATACTATGGTGGTGTTGGATGGAGCATCGTCAAGCAGTATGAAGGAAAATCCATCATCATCATTGTGATAGGCTACAATGGCAATATCGCCTGGGGCGTCTATAGATCCGTTGCTGTTTTGCGCTTTCGCGAAAGCGAACATAAATAGCAGCCCTAAAAGCAAGCAAAACTTGTTTGAGTAATTTTTAATCATTGGAAAGGTATTGTATTGAAAAATATGTGTGGGTAATTAACTTCTAGAAGGGAAGACTCCTTGCAAGGCAATGATATAATGTACGCCTAAAAACGGACTACGATTATTTTGTGCCTGATTACCACCTGTATTGCCCACCGTTATGGTGCCGGTTACTGGAATATCTGCACCACCTAATTTACCATTAGCTGACCCTGTGGTGTAAGTATCTTCCCCATTATTAGCAGGAATACCTGCACCTGGATTAACCTCATCTGCATCTCCTGCAGTAGTATTTACGGGTATCGCAATACCACCTGTTGTAAGTGCAGCTGTATGAGTATGACTGGGTAATTGGAGTGCGGTCATCGTTTCAGTTTCTGTTCCTCCTTTTTGCCCTATTTGAATGGTAGATAAACCAGGACCATTTCCAGGTCCTACAGGCGTGCGTCCCCTAAGATCTGGCAAGGCAAATGTGGTACGGCAATCACCACCATATTGACAACCTATAATTGAAAATAAGGCCTGGTTTTGTGCAATTGATAAAAGTTGCCCGTTGCAGAACGCCCAACCGCGAGGTGCGAAATTACCGGCGAATAATTTTACTTCACCTATAAAACCTTCTTGCTGTGCAAAAGAGTTGAAAGAAGTAAATAATGCAAATGCGAGAATGAGTAGTGTTTTTTTCATGAGAATAGTTTTAATGGTTGTTTGGATGTTGTTTCAAAATTTATAATAATGGAAAAGTTGATTTTATTAGAAAGAAAGGATTTATTTAGAGATGTTCATTTTTGTTTATGATCGTATTATTTGGTCTCGACATATTTGTATAGTCTAGATTCCGCGTAAGCGGAATCGTATTTGAGTTCTAAAAAGCTAGGGTAGCATGATGTCAAATTTTACATGGAATTTGACGGTTTTATTCATTACAATTTTGGCAACAAATAAATAGTTTATAGGGGAAACTAGATTGTAATTTTACGACATTTTTGTAGGAAATCTTAAAGAAATTCACATTAATTAAGGAATATTTTGTAGGAATAAATATGTTTAAGCTTCAATAGTCCATCAAACAGTAGAAACTTGGAAAGATTTCCAATCAATATGAGTGTTACTATGGAAAAAGCAATTTTTACCGTCTACCGATTCCTCACATCACTCTCCACAACACCATCACGCAGTCTTATGACTCTATGGGCATGTTCAGCGATTTCTTCCTCGTGAGTTACAAGGATCACGGTATTACCGTCTGCATGGATCTTGTCAAATAATGCCATGATTTCGACCCCAGTTTTTGAATCTAGGTTACCTGTTGGCTCATCGGCAAGGATAATGGATGGGTTGTTGACTAGCGCCCGACCTACGGCAACGCGCTGGCGTTGTCCACCAGAAAGCTG of the Nonlabens marinus S1-08 genome contains:
- a CDS encoding tail fiber protein, yielding MKKTLLILAFALFTSFNSFAQQEGFIGEVKLFAGNFAPRGWAFCNGQLLSIAQNQALFSIIGCQYGGDCRTTFALPDLRGRTPVGPGNGPGLSTIQIGQKGGTETETMTALQLPSHTHTAALTTGGIAIPVNTTAGDADEVNPGAGIPANNGEDTYTTGSANGKLGGADIPVTGTITVGNTGGNQAQNNRSPFLGVHYIIALQGVFPSRS